Proteins encoded within one genomic window of Triticum aestivum cultivar Chinese Spring chromosome 2D, IWGSC CS RefSeq v2.1, whole genome shotgun sequence:
- the LOC123051071 gene encoding disease resistance protein PIK6-NP: MDLATGAMGSLLTKLAELLTEEYKLQSSVREGVESLQKEMKSMQAALRKVAEVPRDQLDEQVKLWAGEVRELSFDMEDVVDKFLVHVDESSEAAANSNKLKRLTKKMAGLFTKGKARHEIADAIKDINKQVQAVAERRARYNVDITVANLPTVTSIDPRLGAMYTEATGLVGIAGTRDQEIMKLLSEGDDMSKKNLKIVSVVGFGGLGKTTLVKTVYEKIGGDYDCKAFVPVGRKAEAKTVFTNILLNLGVNGSELIMLNEQLLIDKLRELLEKKRYLIVIDDIWDAKLWTVINYAFSKGNNTGSRLITTTRIVDISKLCCSSTNDSVYQMEPLSDDDSKRLFHKRIFSHESGCPREFEEVSRDILKKCGGVPLAIITIASVLASNQKVNSHDEWKALLDSIGRGLTKDRSVEEMLRILSFSYYDLPCHLKTCLLYLSMFPEDSEVMKDELIWMWIAENFIQCETEKISLFQIGETYFNELVNRSLLQPVYDNYGIVHACRVHDSVLDLICQLSREENFVSILDGSMSSQCNIRRLSLQKINEEEHETTPLESVSMVQVRSIATFEPATGLISRLSSFVVLRVLNLSTCALGDHNLGELWSLVHLRYLGLSNTGLGELSEEVGKLQFLQVLDVSGNPDIEELPSSVIKLRRLTCLLYSRSCNRLPDGIGNLTAMEELSSIHGDSLSIVKEMGNMKRMRKFEIKFEHLSLELEEAFVKSLGEMSNVQSVTISNHRGSKMMDLLGEKWVPPRGLRELKARGVLRFSRLPAWIRENPSQMSQLSWLEIGLTEVRQVDLRLLGRLPALQILLLECLRQGPLLVEADGFRCLTLFYLWSSSPGQVVFQPGALPKATHVKLRTGLPVAKEEADGNNSGDWFDTGIADLPSLRLVRVDFCTSVLRQEEAEKARSALETALDAHPNSPRHDVYAVDMDSDGEESESDDGRDGEE; the protein is encoded by the exons ATGGATCTGGCAACAGGCGCCATGGGCTCCCTGTTAACCAAGCTGGCCGAGCTCCTCACCGAGGAATACAAGCTGCAGTCCAGCGTTAGGGAAGGCGTCGAGTCTCTCCAGAAAGAAATGAAGAGTATGCAGGCTGCACTCCGCAAGGTGGCCGAGGTGCCACGGGACCAGCTCGACGAGCAGGTCAAGCTTTGGGCGGGGGAGGTGAGGGAGCTATCCTTTGACATGGAGGACGTCGTCGACAAGTTCCTGGTCCATGTCGACGAGAGCTCTGAGGCTGCAGCAAACTCTAACAAGCTCAAGCGGCTCACGAAGAAGATGGCCGGCTTGTTCACCAAGGGGAAGGCTCGCCATGAGATCGCTGATGCGATCAAGGACATCAATAAGCAAGTCCAAGCAGTTGCTGAAAGGCGTGCAAGGTACAATGTCGACATTACCGTCGCTAACCTCCCTACTGTGACTTCCATCGATCCTCGCCTTGGGGCTATGTACACGGAAGCAACAGGGCTTGTTGGAATTGCCGGAACAAGGGACCAAGAGATAATGAAGTTGCTCTCGGAGGGGGATGACATGTCCAAGAAGAATTTGAAGATTGTCTCTGTTGTCGGATTTGGAGGATTGGGCAAGACCACTCTTGTCAAAACGGTCTATGAGAAGATCGGAGGCGATTACGACTGCAAGGCTTTTGTTCCTGTCGGTCGAAAGGCTGAGGCAAAGACGGTTTTCACAAATATCCTTCTTAATCTTGGCGTGAATGGAAGTGAGCTCATCATGTTGAATGAGCAACTGCTCATCGACAAACTCCGGGAACTTCTCGAGAAGAAGAG GTACCTCATTGTAATTGATGATATATGGGATGCGAAATTATGGACAGTCATCAACTACGCATTCTCCAAGGGTAACAATACTGGTAGTCGGCTAATCACGACAACTCGTATAGTCGATATATCTAAATTATGTTGCTCGTCTACTAATGATTCAGTTTATCAAATGGAACCTCTTAGTGATGATGATTCCAAAAGGCTCTTCCATAAACGGATATTTTCTCATGAGAGTGGGTGTCCTCGTGAATTTGAAGAAGTATCTAGGGATATATTGAAGAAATGTGGTGGTGTGCCATTAGCCATTATTACTATAGCGAGTGTTTTGGCTAGCAACCAAAAAGTAAATTCACATGATGAGTGGAAGGCTTTGCTAGATTCTATTGGGCGTGGACTTACCAAAGACCGCAGTGTGGAGGAGATGCTGAGGATACTATCGTTCAGCTATTATGACCTGCCGTGTCATCTGAAGACATGCTTATTATATCTAAGCATGTTTCCGGAAGATAGCGAGGTCATGAAAGATGAGCTGATATGGATGTGGATTGCTGAGAATTTTATCCAATGTGAAACAGAAAAAATTAGTCTCTTTCAGATTGGAGAAACTTACTTTAATGAGCTAGTGAACAGAAGCCTTCTCCAGCCGGTATACGATAATTATGGCATTGTACATGCCTGCCGTGTACACGACAGTGTGCTGGATCTAATTTGTCAATTGTCAAGGGAAGAGAACTTTGTCAGTATACTGGATGGTAGCATGTCATCTCAGTGCAATATCCGCAGGCTATCCCTCCAGAAGATTAATGAAGAAGAGCATGAGACCACACCTCTCGAATCTGTGAGTATGGTACAAGTGAGGTCCATTGCAACATTTGAACCCGCTACTGGTCTGATATCTCGTCTCTCAAGCTTTGTTGTTTTACGTGTATTGAATTTGAGTACATGTGCACTTGGTGATCATAACCTTGGGGAGTTGTGGAGTTTAGTTCACCTGAGGTACCTAGGCCTATCCAATACAGGACTAGGTGAGCTCTCGGAAGAGGTTGGAAAGCTGCAGTTTTTGCAGGTGCTGGATGTGAGTGGAAACCCTGATATAGAAGAACTGCCATCGAGTGTTATTAAACTGAGAAGATTGACGTGCCTACTTTATAGTAGAAGTTGCAATCGTCTTCCAGATGGGATTGGAAACCTGACAGCAATGGAAGAGTTGAGTTCTATCCATGGTGACTCTCTAAGCATTGTGAAAGAGATGGGCAACATGAAAAGAATGAGGAAGTTTGAAATTAAGTTTGAGCATTTGAGCTTGGAGTTGGAGGAAGCTTTTGTGAAGTCACTAGGGGAGATGTCCAACGTCCAAAGTGTAACCATTAGTAATCATCGTGGATCTAAAATGATGGATCTCTTGGGGGAAAAGTGGGTTCCCCCTCGAGGTCTCCGGGAATTGAAAGCACGTGGTGTATTGAGATTCTCTAGGCTGCCAGCATGGATAAGAGAGAACCCCTCGCAGATGTCGCAGCTCTCATGGTTAGAAATTGGCCTGACGGAGGTGCGACAGGTGGATCTGAGACTGCTTGGAAGGTTGCCGGCTCTTCAGATTCTCTTACTGGAGTGCCTCCGCCAGGGGCCTCTACTGGTCGAAGCAGATGGGTTCCGTTGTCTGACACTGTTCTACTTGTGGTCCAGTTCGCCGGGCCAAGTCGTGTTCCAGCCAGGAGCTTTGCCCAAGGCGACACATGTTAAGCTCCGTACCGGTCTGCCGGTCGCAAAAGAGGAAGCAGACGGCAACAACAGCGGTGATTGGTTTGACACGGGCATAGCGGACCTGCCTTCCCTTCGGTTGGTCCGTGTCGATTTCTGCACTTCGGTACTGCGACAGGAGGAGGCCGAGAAAGCTAGGTCTGCACTGGAGACGGCCCTCGATGCCCATCCTAACAGCCCCAGGCATGACGTCTACGCAGTAG ACATGGACAGTGATGGCGAGGAGTCAGAGTCTGACGACGGCAGGGACGGCGAGGAGTGA